The following are encoded in a window of Kitasatospora fiedleri genomic DNA:
- a CDS encoding DUF3817 domain-containing protein: MPVKSVAAVHRLRLVSGPEGLSFLLLLVCSVLKRTTSFNAVPVMGMVHGVLFILYLVFLVQAHQARRWEPKRTLLLFVLSVLPTGGFFAERTLAREERGELDGAAPATA, from the coding sequence ATCCCCGTGAAGAGCGTCGCCGCCGTCCACCGCCTGCGCCTGGTCTCCGGCCCCGAGGGCCTGTCGTTCCTGCTGCTGCTGGTCTGCTCGGTGCTCAAGCGCACCACCAGCTTCAACGCCGTCCCGGTGATGGGCATGGTGCACGGCGTGCTGTTCATCCTCTACCTGGTGTTCCTGGTGCAGGCGCACCAGGCCCGCCGCTGGGAGCCGAAGCGCACCCTGCTGCTGTTCGTGCTCTCGGTGCTGCCCACCGGCGGCTTCTTCGCCGAGCGGACGCTGGCCCGGGAGGAGCGCGGCGAGCTCGACGGCGCCGCCCCGGCGACCGCCTGA
- a CDS encoding M4 family metallopeptidase, with protein MKRKLAVGAVLSASALLAGAIQVSAGMAYAAPSPAALGHGDQLALAAAQAPAAAKALGLGAQEKLVVKDAVVDADGTRHFRYERTYNGLPVLGGDLVVHQAANGKVKSTDKAVSGSLAPASLSPKLSAGQAAAKATGAVQATVGITADADEAALTSVSGASGDAQLVVWAADGAPRLAYRTTVEGVRADGTPSHQVLVTDADSGALLSSHEQVQTSNATGTGNGVFVGNVSLTTTLSGSTYTLKDATRGGQYTTTLAGKTSGKGTVYSKTSNTWGSGAASNGESAAVDAQYGAAVTWDFYKNTFGRSGIRNDGVGAYSRVHYGSNYVNAFWDDSCFCMTYGDGSGNTHPLTELDVSGHEMSHGVTSNTAGLNYSGESGGLNEATSDIFGTLVEFYANLSKDNPDYLIGELININGNGTPLRYMDKPSKDGASADYWSSTVGNKDVHYSSGVANHFFYLLSEGSGAKTVNGVSYNSPTYNGSTLTGIGRDKAAQIWYRALTVYMTSTTNYKAARTATLNAAKDLYGSGSTQYNAVAAAWTAVNVN; from the coding sequence AGTCCCGCCGCCCTGGGCCACGGCGACCAGCTCGCGCTGGCCGCCGCGCAGGCGCCCGCCGCCGCCAAGGCCCTGGGCCTGGGCGCCCAGGAGAAGCTGGTCGTCAAGGACGCCGTCGTCGACGCCGACGGCACCCGCCACTTCCGTTACGAGCGCACCTACAACGGCCTGCCGGTGCTCGGCGGCGACCTGGTCGTGCACCAGGCCGCCAACGGCAAGGTGAAGTCCACCGACAAGGCCGTCTCCGGCAGCCTGGCCCCCGCCTCGCTGAGCCCGAAGCTGTCGGCCGGCCAGGCCGCCGCCAAGGCGACCGGCGCGGTGCAGGCCACCGTCGGCATCACCGCGGACGCCGACGAGGCCGCCCTCACCTCGGTCTCCGGCGCGAGCGGCGACGCCCAGCTGGTGGTCTGGGCCGCCGACGGCGCCCCGCGGCTGGCCTACCGCACCACCGTGGAGGGCGTCCGGGCCGACGGCACCCCGAGCCACCAGGTGCTGGTCACCGACGCGGACAGCGGCGCGCTGCTCTCCAGCCACGAGCAGGTGCAGACCTCCAACGCGACCGGCACCGGCAACGGCGTCTTCGTCGGCAACGTCTCGCTGACCACCACGCTGTCCGGCAGCACCTACACGCTGAAGGACGCCACCCGCGGCGGCCAGTACACCACCACCCTGGCCGGCAAGACCTCCGGCAAGGGCACCGTCTACTCCAAGACCAGCAACACCTGGGGCAGCGGCGCCGCCTCCAACGGCGAGTCCGCGGCCGTGGACGCCCAGTACGGCGCGGCCGTCACCTGGGACTTCTACAAGAACACCTTCGGCCGCAGCGGCATCCGCAACGACGGTGTCGGCGCGTACAGCCGGGTCCACTACGGCAGCAACTACGTCAACGCGTTCTGGGACGACAGCTGCTTCTGCATGACGTACGGCGACGGCTCGGGCAACACCCACCCGCTGACCGAACTCGACGTCTCCGGCCACGAGATGAGCCACGGTGTGACCTCCAACACCGCGGGCCTGAACTACTCGGGCGAGTCCGGCGGCCTGAACGAGGCCACCAGCGACATCTTCGGCACCCTGGTCGAGTTCTACGCCAACCTGTCGAAGGACAACCCGGACTACCTGATCGGCGAGCTGATCAACATCAACGGCAACGGCACGCCGCTGCGCTACATGGACAAGCCCTCCAAGGACGGCGCGTCCGCCGACTACTGGTCCTCCACCGTCGGCAACAAGGACGTCCACTACTCCTCGGGCGTCGCCAACCACTTCTTCTACCTGCTGTCCGAGGGCAGCGGCGCGAAGACCGTCAACGGGGTGAGCTACAACTCGCCCACCTACAACGGCTCGACGCTCACCGGCATCGGCCGGGACAAGGCCGCGCAGATCTGGTACCGGGCGCTGACCGTCTACATGACCTCCACCACGAACTACAAGGCCGCCCGCACGGCGACCCTGAACGCGGCGAAGGACCTGTACGGCTCCGGCTCGACCCAGTACAACGCGGTCGCGGCCGCGTGGACCGCGGTGAACGTCAACTGA